TGCCCCCACCATGTTCCAGTTCTATTTCCACAAAGACCGCGGACTGAATGACAGTATTTTGGAGCGGGCAAAGGCCGCGAAGTTTGATGTCATGGCCCTCACAGTGGACACAATCACTGGCGGCAACCGCGAGCGGGATTTCCGAACCGGGTTCACATCTCCACCGCGGCTCACGCCCCGGAGTTTGCTCAGCTTCGCAACCCATCCCAGGTGGGCCATCAACTATTTTACCCACGCCAAGTTTGAGCTGCCCCATTTGCAGGAACATGTGAGTGAGGGAACAGATATTGCGACATCAATCGGCGACTATTTCTCCACCATGCTCGATCAGTCCATGAGCTGGAAAGATGCAGAAGCGCTTTGCTCAAAGTGGGGAGGCCATTTCGCGTTGAAAGGGATAATGAGTGTAGAAGATGCCCGCCGCGCCGTGGACATTGGCTGCACAGGCATCATGGTTTCAAACCATGGCGGTCGCCAGCTCGATGGTGGGCGCAGCCCCTTTGACCAGTTGGCGGAGATTGTCGATGCGGTGGGCGACAAGATTGATGTGATCTGTGAAGGTGGAATTCAACGCGGAACCCATGTGCTGAAAGCACTGTCAGCGGGTGCCAAAGCTTGTTCGGGTGGCAGGCTTTATCTCTATGCCTTGTCGGCAGCGGGGCAGCCTGGTGTGGAGCGCGCGCTTGGGCTTCTACGAGAAGAGATTGAGCGGGATATGAAGCTGATGGGATGTTCTTCAGTCGATCAACTGAACCGCAATAATTTACGATACCGCTAAAGCATTTTCAGGATAAGGGGGGACCGGTTATCCGCCCGGGTGTGCGACAAAAGAAGAGTTTGGAAGCAGCCAGAAAGCCGCTTCCAAGTTCTTGCTAGCATCCATCAAAGATTGTTTGGATTGCCATCATAGATTTTGAAGTTGGTGTTACCAACGCCCGGCTCACCCACGCGGGTGAGTGTCCCGTCTTCATCAGCTTCATAGTCGAAGCACCCGTTGGACCGTTCAGATCCCAGGTTCACACAGAACTTGCCGTCTTCCACGGTCCAGGCACCGCCATAGGTTGTCCAATCGCCAACCATGTTACAGGGGCGTTCCTCGCCCTTGATTTTTCCATCAGCGGTGTAGTGCTCACGGAAGTCATTTCGGGCAGCTCCGCATTCACGGTATTGACCTTCAATCGTATTGCCAACAACGACACCTGCGACTTCATGTCCAGGCATATAGACATCAGCCATTGCTGGCGCGGAGATCATAAGAGATGTAGCTGCAAGCGCAGCAAAAAGAGAGTTCTTCATGCGTTCATCCTTTCTTTGAGAGCCTCCCAGCGTTCTCAACGCTCATTATTGAACTGTCGGTGCCCGCCCGCCTTGATCCGTGTCAAGAGCGAATGGGAATAGTTTGGATGTCACCGGGTTGATGATTTGAATG
The DNA window shown above is from Parvibaculaceae bacterium PLY_AMNH_Bact1 and carries:
- a CDS encoding hypothetical protein (Derived by automated computational analysis using gene prediction method: GeneMarkS-2+.), which translates into the protein MKNSLFAALAATSLMISAPAMADVYMPGHEVAGVVVGNTIEGQYRECGAARNDFREHYTADGKIKGEERPCNMVGDWTTYGGAWTVEDGKFCVNLGSERSNGCFDYEADEDGTLTRVGEPGVGNTNFKIYDGNPNNL
- a CDS encoding alpha-hydroxy acid oxidase (Derived by automated computational analysis using gene prediction method: Protein Homology.), with the translated sequence MNLSHCHNFQDFRKLAKKRLPGPIFHYIDGAADDEVTYRRNTAAYEACDLVPSVLAGVEDVDLSVEIFGKKLGMPVYCAPTALQRLFHHDGERAVARAAEKYQTMFGVSSLGTVSVEEIAGMIDAPTMFQFYFHKDRGLNDSILERAKAAKFDVMALTVDTITGGNRERDFRTGFTSPPRLTPRSLLSFATHPRWAINYFTHAKFELPHLQEHVSEGTDIATSIGDYFSTMLDQSMSWKDAEALCSKWGGHFALKGIMSVEDARRAVDIGCTGIMVSNHGGRQLDGGRSPFDQLAEIVDAVGDKIDVICEGGIQRGTHVLKALSAGAKACSGGRLYLYALSAAGQPGVERALGLLREEIERDMKLMGCSSVDQLNRNNLRYR